One Drosophila subpulchrella strain 33 F10 #4 breed RU33 chromosome 2R, RU_Dsub_v1.1 Primary Assembly, whole genome shotgun sequence genomic window, AAACGAAAGTGAAACCGAGTGCACACAAAAACAAGTTTTGGTCCGTGTGGCCCTTTGTTGTTGTGCTCGTGGCTCGATCTGCATATGGCATTGCTTTCGGTTTTTTTGGGATTTTTGTGTAGTGGGTGGCGCACCTTGATGTCCTCATCCTCGTCCTCGCCCTCCCATTTGTTTACGCTGGCGGCTACATTCGGCAGGATGACCACTTCACTGTCTGCTGCTGATTCTGCCAGGTCACAGGATGAATCACAGGGAAATcggaaaaataaaaagggtTTCGAATACGGTTAGTTGGCGGGCGCTTTGGCTAAAAATACTCTTCAAGGCTGGTTGCATGGCActccaacaacaacagcaacagcaacaactacCACGGCGACCACGTTTATTGTCCGCCCCGAATGACGCACAGCCCCCGCTGCCGCCCGCGCCCCTGGGAACTCACCCCAATCGTCGGCCATAGCTGCGGATCTCTATATATCTGCGGGATTTGTGCTTTTTTGGATGGGTTTGTGCTAGGATCGACTTGGTTCCAGCCTCGCAGCGATTTCGGGAATTTTCCAAAACCAAATCTACTAGGGGTGGAGAAACATCAATGGGTGTATCGATGTTTTTATATCTCTTGCAAACATCGATATATGAATATCTAATATATGAATATCGatgtttttacattttattaatttcttataaatttgttattgttgtGCCTGAAATGTAACGTTTTGTTTGATGAAATTGTGGAAGACAATACAATGAAAGTTTgctattttaatataacctgcCCAAATTTCATTTTACCTAAGTTGTGTGTTCAACAAACACTGTTTGTACCGACGAAATTAAAAAACGAATTTAATGCATCCTTTAAAATTCCGCAATGACCTAATTTTGTTTACCAAGtatgaattttatttaaaagtcAGAAAATAACTTATATTCTCTGATCGGAAACATTAAAAGTCTTACAATAACCGTTTTTCCATGACTTATATATGTcaataaataattgttttttaatgatCAGGAATATAACGCTTTTAAACATCTATTGCCAACGGGATCGACACAGAAAGCTCGTCTATTGGTTAACCTTagaaaaactgaaaaactgAACTACCTATACCGAAAATTGCATAAGAAGAAAGTATTTGTAATTATTATATGATTaattaaatcttttaaaaaaacgTATCCTAAAGATCTGTTTGACTTCTTAACTTTGATCTAGGGGTCCAACTCAAGCGGAAATCGTCCTtaggataataataataataaaattaattaaccattattaaaatttatttaatttgtgcGCGATGTAAGACTGTCAATATTAGTTCTAGTCTACATCTGGTTGCAGGATTTtaatttgtgggcgtaagagtgagTTAAAAACGATACCGCAGTTACCGCTTCATAAGGATCTTTAAAGTGTAGTGGGACCAGAGATTCAGGCTTTTGACTCTATAGTTCGGTTGCACCactttgaaaaaaaatcttcTCAAATTTTCAAACGCAAAAGGAAGCGTATGCGCGAATATTAAAGATAAAATTGAAGTGaagtaaaaaatttaataaatttaataataaataattacaacgCATCCTACAACGATACTCGCATCGGCTCAAGCGAAACGATATTTTTAAGAGGATTTGCCCACCGTCGGTCTGGTCACTCTACGCAGCACGGGCAATTGCATCCAGTGTTACCAATTTAGTTATTTCCCCACTAGATCTATCGGTTTTATATTTGCAAGCGGGAATTTCAGCTGTTTTCCACCAAACGTTTTCGTAACAATATCTTAAAAAATCATCATCTCATCAAGTAGGTTCGAGTTTTTCTTAACGAGAATTCAAGTACTTCTATCTTATTAATTGGTAAATATaccattaaaaatgtatggcTATTTTTAGCTTTCTTAAAGGGTGGTATAGCTCTTTTTTGACCCGAAGAGTTGGCAACACTGATTCTATCCTAGAACTATCTGCCACATCggattttttcaaactttgTGTACTGTTTTCCCAGAAAAGAACAATGTCATAGCAAATTAAGAGTGAATTGTGATAGCAACATCGAAAGCAGCCGTTTGTGTCGCCCCACCTCCATGTAGCATTGGCCCCGCTAAGTCCTCGTTGCTCCCCAAACGCCGCAGCATCCGCAAAACAATTTCCGAACCAAGTGAAGATACACCAAACACTTGTAGAACGCCCACGCAGGGTAAAAGAAGAGTCGCAGATTGCAGCGAAGACGTGTCACTAAGATAAGAGTTCAGCAAAGCTAAGAAAAGGAGGACTCGAAATGGCCCAAACCAGCGGGAACTTGTCCGGAAACATGCAGCCGCCACCGCCGGCGGGAGCCCGGTTCTCCGTGGACCTTCAAAGGTGAGTGACCTATGGACAGGACATACATGTCCCAAACTAATCCACCTTAAACCCCACAGCCTGCCCACCCTGGCCAACCTGCCATCGCCGCTGCAGATCTTCCAAATGGTGCGCAACTCCCTGAGACCCTGGATGGTCTTCTTCAACATCAACAACTTCAAGACGGCTGTCAGCATGCAGCGCCTCAATAACCGTGTGGTTCGGAATCTCTCCTACTTCCAGGCCAACTACGTCTTCATCTTCTTCGTACTGATGATCTACTGCCTGTAAGTGATCCCAATGCCCAGCTAGAACTATCCTAACTAACTACTTATTGTAATCCCCTCCAGCATCACGGCGCCCTGCATTCTGCTGGTCATCCTGGCCGCCGCCTTTGGTTGCCACAAGCTGCGCGTgcgcaacagcaacatcaccGTGGTGGGTCACCAGCTGACGCCAAGCCAGCAAATAATAGCCCTCAATCTGGCCACGGCGCCCGTGCTCTTCCTGGTGGGTGCGGGAGCTGTGCTTTTCTGGACCCTGGGCGCCTCTTGTTTTGTAATCGCAATGCATGCTATCTTCTACAACATCGATGCTATCGTGACGGAGGAGAACGAGGGATTCCTCGCTCAGGTTGTCTGACCGCCAGCCAGAAGCTGAAGGTTAGGTCTTCTGGGATCAGGACAACCCGCGACGAGGTCGAGGAGCAGACATATTAGCCACTATGGGGCCTTATTAGTCGATACGATATATgcaatatttcatatttataaagaattcTAGTTTAGTTTTAGCCGCAGACAttgaataaaacaaaacacacaAGCAATGACAGATTCATAAGACTATATTCCATTTGGCAAATCAATCGCAAGAGAGGAGACACGTTCGGCAGAGAATTTCAATTTAGTTCTGCAAAActagttttaaataaataaagacatAAGATCCTAGTGTTCTTTTAAAAATCCACCTGTTTAAAAAGTTAAGTAGAGGTTAACGACTAAAGTCGATGGAGTTTTTTATCACCCTAAAATGGGTACCATTCGGCACtccaatattataaaatatttataagtaGCATtggcctttttttttaaacctaTTTCGCTTTAAAGTAACTCTAAAAATATtgataaaaatatatctttcgAATGTCCTAGCAACCTTTAATTAAATCGAAAATAAATACTCCCTAGTGTGAATTTCTCTGCAGAATGTGCCCCCACAAAAAGTGAATCTAAATCACAACGAAAAAACACGCATAGCACGACGAGTACAACTAAGTCGGTATTTCAATGAGGTACAGGTAGTTAGAACTAGGAATGCTTCGTTAGCTGCGTAAGTCTTGGTCCATCGCTTAGGCAAACTGGGCGCTCGCCAGCGTCTTCGTCTCCTGCTCCTCATCGCTGGCCTGCTGGTCCAGCTTCTCAAATCCATTGCGATCCCGATCGAGCAGACCGCCCAGCTTGAAGCCTTCGCTCTTCTCCCACGCGTGACGACGACTGCGGGCTCCAAAGGGTAGACAACCTGTGGGATATGTGGGGTTTACAGATTAACTAACAATTGCCATGAGATCAACGGGCACAACAACACTGAGAGATCCCATTCCCCTTTTTAGTTCATGCATAGATCTTCGATCTGGCGTGCACTGAAACAaaccgaaaacaaaaacagaagaCTCTTAATGACAAAAAAAGGTACATTTTGTAGGTATGCTTATGTATTTTGTATAAAGGACTTGTATAATATGGAACAGTAAATGCAAACGACATTTTAGttacaaaatataatttgcAAGCAAATACAAAACACACTTATATAATACATGCTGTGTGATGTACGAAACCAAAAAAGCGGGTATAGCAGCCATATAAGGAGATTCAAAGGTAAACCAATTCAAACTTATAACTAAGGGTTACTAATACAGTTAAGTGTAAGTGACAGCACAACACAGGACATTGAGTGAGGGGTGTTAGCACTGAGGATCAGCAGAGACTCTGGTTGGAAGCAGTCAGTTGGCGGTACACCAGGTCACTGGGCGGAGCAGAGCTGATTGCTTGGTTACCTCGTTTCCTTCGCCGGGCGAAAATCAGAGCCAGGGCAAAGGTTGAACCGGCGAAGAGGAGCATAAGCGAAGCCAC contains:
- the LOC119550415 gene encoding prenylated Rab acceptor protein 1 encodes the protein MAQTSGNLSGNMQPPPPAGARFSVDLQSLPTLANLPSPLQIFQMVRNSLRPWMVFFNINNFKTAVSMQRLNNRVVRNLSYFQANYVFIFFVLMIYCLITAPCILLVILAAAFGCHKLRVRNSNITVVGHQLTPSQQIIALNLATAPVLFLVGAGAVLFWTLGASCFVIAMHAIFYNIDAIVTEENEGFLAQVV